CGCTTTCCTTGCCGGCGGAGAAGAAGATGGCGTCGCCGTCTCCCATGCCGGTCTGTTCCTTGAGGGCGGCGATCTTCTCCGGCGTCAGGCGGTTCGCGATCGGGCCGCGGGCCTCGCCCTCGCCGAAGATGATGTAGCCCATGCCCGGCGCGCCTTCGCCCTGCGCCCAGCTGTTCATCCGGTCGCAGATCGCCCGGCTGCCGCATTTCGGACCCGGCACCGCGCGGACCACACCGCCGCCGGCGATGACCTTGGCGAAGACGGCGAAATCGCTGTCGCGGAAGATCTCGGTGACGTCGGAGATCTCTATCGGAATGCGCAGGTCCGGCTTGTCGTTACCGTATTTGAGCATCGACTCCTTGTAGGGGATGCGCGGGAACGGGCCCGGCACCTTCCAGTCGGAGAATTCCTCGAACACCCCCGCCATGACCGGCTCGATCGCCTGGAAGACGTCTTCCTGCTCGACGAAGCTCATCTCGACATCGAGCTGGTAGAATTCGCCCGGCGAGCGGTCTGCCCGGCTGTCCTCGTCGCGGAAGCAGGGCGCGATCTGGAAGTAGCGGTCGAAGCCGGAGACCATGATCAGCTGTTTGAACTGCTGCGGCGCCTGCGGCAGGGCGTAGAACTTGCCCGGATGCTGGCGGGCCGGCACCAGGAAGTCGCGCGCGCCTTCCGGCGAGGAGGCGGTCAGGATCGGCGTCTGGAACTCGAAGAATCCCTGCTCGACCATGCGGCGGCGGATCGAGGAGACGACCTTGCTACGCAGCATGATGTTGTTGTGGATGCGCTCGCGGCGCAGGTCCAGGAAGCGGTAGCGCAGGCGGGTCTCCTCGCCGGCATCCTCGTCCGCGTTGACCTGCAGCGGCAGCACTTCGGCGGTGGACTGGACCTCGATCTCGTCGATACGGAGCTCGATATGGCCGGTCGGCAGCTTCTCGTTGACCGTCTCGTCGGTCCGCTTCACGACCCGTCCGGTGATCGTCACCACGCTCTCGACGCGGAGCTTCTCGACGGTCTTGAAGGTCTCGTCCTCGATATCGACCACGCACTGCGTCAGGCCGTAATGGTCGCGCAGGTCGATGAAGACCAGCTGGCCGTGATCGCGACGGCGGTGGATCCAGCCGGAAAGGCGGACGGTTTCGCCGACATGGTCTTGGCGGAGATCGTTACAGGTATGGCTGCGATAGCGATGCATGACAGATCAATCTTTTCGGAAATTCGCGCGCGGCATCTCCTAACGCGCGGCGCCGCGCCCGGCAAAGGAAAAATGACGGAAACGGCCTGCTCTCGGGTCAGACGACCTCGAAAGTCACGCTGCTCGAATCGGAATAGCCGATCAGGTCGATCCGCGTGCCGCTGCTCAGCCGGATCACCGTATCGCCGAAGCTGTCGACTGTGACGCTCGTCGTGGTGACGCCGCTGGCGAGCTGTATCGCGTCCTCGGCCTGATAGCCGTGGATATAGTCCCAGCCTTCGTTGCTGTTGGCATAGCTGAACTTGTCTGCACCGAGATTGCCGTAAAGGTCGTCGTATCCGGCGCCGCCGGAGATCGTGTCCGCGTCCTGGCCGCCGAAGATCGTGTCGGCGCCGGCATCGCCGTTGATGATGTCGCTGCCGTGATTGCCGTAGAGGATGTCGTTGCCGTCGCCGCCGGAAATCGTGTCCGAGCCTTCCCGTTGGGCGAGCGGGCTGCCGCTGGTCGGGCCGTTGTTCTGGCCGCCGAAGATGGTGTCGTTGCCGCTGCCACCGAAGAGCAGGTCGGTTTCCTTGTTGCCGTAGATCAGGTCGTTGCCGCTGCCGCCCGAGATCGTGTCGCTGCCGCCCGCGCCGCTCAGGATGTCGTCCGCCGAGCTGCCGAACAGGCTGTCGGCGCTTTCGGAGCCAACGGTTCCGGTCGTGGTCGTGCCAGATCCGGCGGCGCCGTAGAGCGACTGGATGACCTCGATGTCGTAGCTCGTGACGGTCGAGAGCGAGGTGTCGAGGAAGGTCGACATGATCGAGGGGGTATGATTGATGTGATCGAGGCCCAGCCCGTGCCCGGCTTCGTGGATCGCGGTCGAGAGGAAGTACTCGGTGTCCGCCTGGTCCATGAAGATGACGACGGAGTCCGTGCCGGAGACCATCCGGCCGTCCTGTCCGACATCGATGTAGTAGGCGGTCCCGAGCACGCCGCCGGAGCCGTCGGAGTTCGGTTCCCAGGCGATCACCCAGTCCGCGTTGGCGGCGCTGGTTTCGCTGAAGGTGATGTTGGCGACATTGCTCCAGGTCGCCATCGCGCTCTCGAAACGGGCCTGATAGGTACTGTCGAAACTGCTGTAGCCGAGAGACGAGCCGTCGAACGAGTAATTGATCGTGGTCGTCCAGGTGAAACCGAGCACGTCGGAGGAGCGGACGGCGAGCCCGCCCTCGCTCGCGCGCTGCAGATCGATCGAACGGGCCTCGGAGAGCCCGTGGTCGTGGCTGTACTGCCCTTCGAGGCCGACGCTGTGCCCTTCGGATGCTCCTGTGAGACCGGTACCGTTGTCGCTTGTCATTTGCTGACCCTACGCCTCTCCGTGCGCAGATTGACCGCAGATTTCCTTAAAATTCATTAAGGTAATGTGCGGCAGAGGGCCCGATCTTCCAGTGGCCGATCCCACATCGCGATGCGCGCGATCGATCAGAAGGCGGGCGTCGGTCGGATGAAGCCCACCAGCGTGCCGGCCCAGTTGCGGACCTCCTGCGAACAGGCCGCTTCGATGCGGGCTTTCTGGGCCTCGTCGATCACGCCGAGCCGGACCAGAACGGCGAGCACGGCCGCATGGGACGCCCGGCCCGCGCCGTCGTCGATCTTGATCGCGACACCGAGGCCTTTTTCCGGAATGGCGGCGGTGTAGTAGCCCTCCGCTCCGCCCTTCAGGATGCAGCTCTCGCCGGTCTCCGCCAGCACCACGGAATTGAACTGTCCGGTGCCGGAGAGCATCAGCGGATTGGCCGCGCAGGCCTTGGCGACGCGGCGGCAGGCGGCGGCGCGCTCGGGGGAGAGGCCGTCCGGCGCTGCGAAACGGGCCATGGCATAGGCGATGCCGCGC
The Nisaea sediminum DNA segment above includes these coding regions:
- a CDS encoding matrixin family metalloprotease → MTSDNGTGLTGASEGHSVGLEGQYSHDHGLSEARSIDLQRASEGGLAVRSSDVLGFTWTTTINYSFDGSSLGYSSFDSTYQARFESAMATWSNVANITFSETSAANADWVIAWEPNSDGSGGVLGTAYYIDVGQDGRMVSGTDSVVIFMDQADTEYFLSTAIHEAGHGLGLDHINHTPSIMSTFLDTSLSTVTSYDIEVIQSLYGAAGSGTTTTGTVGSESADSLFGSSADDILSGAGGSDTISGGSGNDLIYGNKETDLLFGGSGNDTIFGGQNNGPTSGSPLAQREGSDTISGGDGNDILYGNHGSDIINGDAGADTIFGGQDADTISGGAGYDDLYGNLGADKFSYANSNEGWDYIHGYQAEDAIQLASGVTTTSVTVDSFGDTVIRLSSGTRIDLIGYSDSSSVTFEVV
- the aspS gene encoding aspartate--tRNA ligase; amino-acid sequence: MHRYRSHTCNDLRQDHVGETVRLSGWIHRRRDHGQLVFIDLRDHYGLTQCVVDIEDETFKTVEKLRVESVVTITGRVVKRTDETVNEKLPTGHIELRIDEIEVQSTAEVLPLQVNADEDAGEETRLRYRFLDLRRERIHNNIMLRSKVVSSIRRRMVEQGFFEFQTPILTASSPEGARDFLVPARQHPGKFYALPQAPQQFKQLIMVSGFDRYFQIAPCFRDEDSRADRSPGEFYQLDVEMSFVEQEDVFQAIEPVMAGVFEEFSDWKVPGPFPRIPYKESMLKYGNDKPDLRIPIEISDVTEIFRDSDFAVFAKVIAGGGVVRAVPGPKCGSRAICDRMNSWAQGEGAPGMGYIIFGEGEARGPIANRLTPEKIAALKEQTGMGDGDAIFFSAGKESEAAKLAGTARVKLGNDLDIVEKDTFRLCWIVDYPMYELDEATGKIDFSHNPFSMPQGGLAALENENPLDILAYQYDIVCNGLELSSGAIRNHLPEVMYKAFAIAGYSAEVLEDKFRGMLNAFKYGAPPHGGIAPGIDRIVMLLAKEPNIREVILFPLNQRAEDLMMGAPSEATPEHLKELNIRLALPPKPAAG